One segment of Phaeacidiphilus oryzae TH49 DNA contains the following:
- a CDS encoding OFA family MFS transporter, with amino-acid sequence MTTDGTTGERSGGPAALPYREVTDARGRTFRVGETAHSLLGMGRAWMVWLPWIAMMGVSVFEYGFSSAEDTLQHVHGWTLTESFWIASIWAVFQAGVAFPAGRLREKDVLSARTCMLLGAVLAGIGFASLAEVSNYVLAMIGYSVLGGAGAGLVYATCINMVGKWYPENRGARTGFVNGGFAYGTLPLIFVFSYWFHPSDFRVVLNVIALGMLVVVGVSGFFFKDPPKNWWPDDVDPLNRGRSVSDARAARRMEKNPPAMRQFTPKEAIKTGQLPLMWVALVCIGGVSLFGINFQVPFAKSLGFGPLVAASSAGVLAVVNGVGRAAVGWLSDYLGRRTTLVLVLLVAAGAQVGVLWSGQAHNEPFFLIFAFINGFGGGAFYPLFAALVPDYFGENNNAQNYGLVYSAKLVGGVGGGGLAASVISAWGYSGGYYLAFGIALLSALLALCLRQPGAPRGKRSPARALAGSKTA; translated from the coding sequence ATGACGACGGACGGCACGACTGGAGAGAGATCGGGCGGCCCGGCCGCCCTCCCGTATCGCGAGGTGACAGACGCCAGAGGCCGGACCTTCCGGGTCGGGGAGACGGCACACTCCCTGCTCGGAATGGGCCGGGCGTGGATGGTCTGGCTGCCCTGGATCGCGATGATGGGCGTCAGCGTCTTCGAGTACGGCTTCAGCTCCGCCGAGGACACCCTGCAGCACGTCCACGGCTGGACGCTGACGGAGTCGTTCTGGATCGCCAGCATCTGGGCGGTCTTCCAGGCCGGGGTGGCCTTCCCGGCCGGCCGGCTGCGGGAGAAGGACGTCCTCTCCGCCCGCACCTGCATGCTGCTCGGTGCGGTGCTCGCCGGAATCGGCTTCGCCTCGCTGGCCGAGGTGAGCAACTACGTCCTGGCGATGATCGGGTACTCCGTCCTGGGCGGCGCCGGCGCCGGTCTGGTCTACGCGACCTGCATCAACATGGTCGGCAAGTGGTACCCGGAGAACCGCGGAGCCCGCACCGGCTTCGTCAACGGCGGCTTCGCCTACGGCACCCTGCCGCTGATCTTCGTGTTCTCCTACTGGTTCCACCCCTCCGACTTCCGCGTGGTGCTCAACGTGATCGCGCTGGGGATGCTGGTGGTCGTCGGGGTCAGCGGTTTCTTCTTCAAGGACCCGCCGAAGAACTGGTGGCCCGACGACGTCGACCCGCTGAACCGCGGCCGGTCGGTGAGCGACGCCCGGGCGGCCAGGCGGATGGAGAAGAACCCGCCGGCGATGCGGCAGTTCACCCCGAAGGAGGCGATCAAGACCGGTCAGCTGCCGCTGATGTGGGTGGCACTGGTCTGCATCGGCGGAGTGTCGCTGTTCGGCATCAACTTCCAGGTGCCGTTCGCCAAGTCGCTCGGCTTCGGCCCCCTGGTCGCCGCGTCCTCCGCGGGTGTCCTCGCGGTGGTCAACGGGGTCGGCCGGGCGGCCGTCGGCTGGCTCTCCGACTACCTGGGGCGGCGCACCACCCTGGTACTGGTGCTGCTGGTGGCCGCGGGCGCACAGGTCGGGGTGCTGTGGAGCGGTCAGGCCCACAACGAGCCGTTCTTCCTGATCTTCGCCTTCATCAACGGCTTCGGCGGGGGCGCGTTCTACCCGCTCTTCGCGGCACTCGTACCGGACTACTTCGGTGAGAACAACAACGCGCAGAACTACGGGCTGGTCTACAGCGCGAAGCTGGTCGGCGGCGTCGGCGGCGGCGGCCTCGCAGCGAGCGTGATCAGCGCCTGGGGCTACTCCGGCGGCTACTACCTGGCCTTCGGCATAGCCCTCCTCTCGGCCCTCCTGGCCCTGTGCCTGCGCCAGCCGGGCGCTCCGCGCGGCAAGCGCAGCCCGGCGCGCGCGCTGGCAGGCAGCAAGACGGCCTGA
- a CDS encoding acetamidase/formamidase family protein gives MRFSRSGDSLHNAWDRTIPPIAEIEPGAELTVETAESSGGQLTAGSAAAELAGMDFGRLNPVTGPFRIAGARPGDALVVDILEMGTGSWGWTGCIPGFGLLAEDFPEPHLRVSTIGADAAELLPGLQIPLLPMVGTIGVAPPEDGPHSVVPPRRWGGNMDIRHVGAGARLVLPVGVEGGLLSLGDVHAAMGDGEVAGTGVETDGLVRLRVGLRPGEAPVTPYVETSARSQREGRALATTGIGPDLMIASKDAARALVDEIVRRTGLAPEDAYLLASVAADLKISEIVDAPNWVVTAHLQLELLAD, from the coding sequence ATGCGTTTCTCCCGAAGCGGCGACTCGCTGCACAACGCCTGGGACCGGACGATCCCGCCGATCGCGGAGATCGAGCCCGGCGCCGAACTCACCGTGGAGACCGCCGAGTCCAGCGGCGGCCAGCTGACCGCCGGCTCTGCGGCGGCCGAGCTGGCCGGGATGGACTTCGGACGGCTCAACCCGGTCACCGGACCGTTCCGGATCGCGGGCGCCCGGCCCGGGGACGCGCTGGTCGTCGACATCCTGGAGATGGGGACCGGGAGTTGGGGCTGGACCGGCTGCATCCCCGGCTTCGGTCTGCTGGCCGAGGACTTCCCTGAGCCGCATCTGCGGGTCTCCACCATCGGGGCGGACGCGGCCGAACTGCTGCCGGGCCTCCAGATCCCGCTGCTGCCGATGGTCGGCACCATCGGGGTGGCGCCGCCGGAGGACGGTCCCCACTCGGTGGTCCCGCCGCGCCGGTGGGGCGGCAACATGGACATCCGCCATGTCGGCGCGGGCGCCCGGCTGGTGCTGCCGGTCGGCGTCGAGGGCGGGCTGCTGTCGCTCGGCGACGTCCACGCGGCGATGGGCGACGGGGAGGTCGCCGGCACCGGTGTGGAGACCGACGGGCTGGTCCGGCTGCGGGTCGGGCTGCGCCCGGGCGAGGCGCCGGTCACCCCGTACGTCGAGACCTCGGCCCGCTCCCAGCGCGAGGGGCGGGCGCTGGCCACCACCGGCATCGGCCCGGACCTGATGATCGCGAGCAAGGACGCCGCGCGAGCGCTGGTCGACGAGATCGTCCGCCGGACCGGGCTGGCGCCCGAGGACGCGTATCTCCTCGCCAGTGTGGCGGCGGACCTGAAGATCTCCGAGATCGTGGACGCGCCGAACTGGGTGGTGACGGCCCACTTGCAGTTGGAGCTGCTGGCCGACTGA